The proteins below come from a single Miscanthus floridulus cultivar M001 chromosome 1, ASM1932011v1, whole genome shotgun sequence genomic window:
- the LOC136456160 gene encoding LOW QUALITY PROTEIN: putative B3 domain-containing protein Os03g0621600 (The sequence of the model RefSeq protein was modified relative to this genomic sequence to represent the inferred CDS: inserted 2 bases in 1 codon): MSSACFSVVKMRKPGKSRESNAYFYPDHKDEKDKYFFKVLVGDFRERLAIPDKFEQHLRGLIANSVKLESRCGHTFDVEVAKNLGKVVLQTGWKEFVTAHDLNMGDFLVFMYDGTSRLKVFIFDLSCCEKVPPCLVKRNHICGRETREMHIEISSSCGDLPMNVTASSSTSLSDSSGESICPEDQKSHYVPGYILPQGTCLTGVQMKKLKXRVGASSSTIPIYGCIMKKSNVHGKSQVMDIPRVYADVYLPFEDQTLMLQCRGKSWEVRCVIKKARVKRLMKGWKQFTCDNKLRLGDLCLFELLENTKYTMNVHVIRAK; encoded by the exons ATGTCCTCGGCATGCTTCAGTGTGGTAAAGATGAGAAAGCCTGGTAAGAGCAGGGAGAGCAATGCATATTTCTATCCGGATCACAAGGATGAGAAGGACAAGTATTTCTTCAAGGTTCTGGTTGGTGATTTTCGTGAACGATTG GCCATACCTGACAAATTCGAGCAACATTTGAGAGGGCTAATAGCAAACAGTGTTAAGCTAGAATCACGTTGTGGACACACTTTTGATGTTGAAGTAGCTAAGAATCTGGGCAAAGTAGTCCTTCAAACGGGATGGAAGGAGTTTGTTACTGCCCATGACTTGAACATGGGGGACTTCTTGGTTTTCATGTACGACGGGACTTCTCGATTGAAGGTTTTCATATTTGATCTTAGTTGTTGTGAGAAAGTGCCGCCATGCCTTGTCAAGAGAAATCATATCTGCGGCAGAGAAACAAGGGAAATGCACATTGAAATTTCAAGCAGTTGTGGAGATCTTCCCATGAATGTCACCGCTAGTTCATCAACCTCCCTATCTGACTCATCAG GAGAGTCTATATGTCCAGAAGATCAGAAATCACATTATGTTCCAGGTTACATCCTCCCACAGGGAACCTGTCTCACCGGTGTGCAGATGAAGAAACTGAA GAGAGTCGGAGCTAGTAGTTCTACTATCCCCATCTATGGATGCATCATGAAGAAGAGCAATGTTCATGGAAAATCTCAGGTTATG GACATACCAAGAGTATATGCTGATGTATATCTACCATTTGAGGACCAAACACTGATGCTTCAATGCCGTGGCAAGAGTTGGGAAGTGCGGTGTGTGATTAAGAAGGCCAGAGTCAAAAGGCTTATGAAAGGGTGGAAACAGTTTACTTGTGACAACAAGTTGCGGCTGGGAGATCTCTGCCTCTTTGAGCTACTTGAAAATACGAAGTACACGATGAATGTGCATGTCATTCGTGCAAAATGA
- the LOC136482545 gene encoding B3 domain-containing protein Os03g0622200-like, which translates to MMKNLDKNCRICMEWQEHYYWNHMADDMKHFFKPMVGDLTETMIIPARFANNFNGHISEVISLKSPSGKTWSIGVGSDTDEVVLQSGWKEFVSSHSIDEGDCMLFKYTGVSSFDVLVFDSSGCEKTWPHFAHSSSHGYERIESSAGREGPRLGYRRFKGGQDCTCTPQSLPSDGDEEDEDEDDAHLELALHKNTSRSIPKRCKRKLYRDIEQVHGEVKYDDEDDAELHHDGGGSERPAKTGYYFCKNGPVSEYHLTEQEREEISSIRVPVEPRNPVFVQVMHPTHLPSTKPGVVGISSEFADKYLGTTSRDVILERSGSKGKWHVRFNRNRFSRGLTGRGWSEFVAYNDLLCHDVCLFELMMNGKRRPTVTVHVLRKVRGAFVLLR; encoded by the exons ATGATGAAGAACCTGGACAAGAACTGCAGGATTTGCATGGAGTGGCAAGAGCATTACTACTGGAACCACATGGCCGACGACATGAAGCATTTCTTCAAGCCTATGGTCGGGGACTTAACTGAAACCATG ATCATACCTGCAAGATTTGCAAATAACTTCAACGGCCACATCTCTGAGGTCATCAGTCTGAAGTCCCCAAGTGGCAAGACATGGAGCATCGGAGTAGGCAGTGATACCGATGAAGTAGTTCTCCAGTCTGGCTGGAAGGAGTTCGTCAGCTCTCACAGCATCGACGAAGGAGACTGCATGCTCTTCAAGTACACCGGAGTGTCCTCCTTCGATGTCCTCGTGTTCGACTCGAGCGGCTGCGAGAAAACATGGCCCCATTTTGCCCACAGCAGCAGCCATGGGTACGAAAGAATTGAGAGCTCTGCAGGGCGTGAAGGACCACGGCTTGGCTACCGTAGATTCAAGGGAGGCCAAGACTGCACCTGCACACCGCAGTCGCTGCCAAGCGATGGCgatgaggaggatgaggatgaggatgatgcgcATCTGGAGCTGGCACTTCACAAGAATACCAGCAGGAGCATCCCCAAACGATGCAAACGCAAGCTTTACCGTGATATTG agcaagttcatggtgaagtaAAATATGATGACGAAGATGATGCTGAGCTCCACCATGACGGTGGTGGAAGTGAAAGGCCTGCGAAGACAGGGTACTACTTCTGCAAGAACGGGCCGGTCAGCGAATACCATCTGACGGAGCAAGAGAGGGAGGAGATCTCAAGCATCCGCGTGCCTGTAGAGCCGAGGAACCCGGTGTTCGTGCAGGTGATGCATCCGACCCATCTCCCCAGCACCAAACCCGGTGTGGTA GGCATTTCTTCAGAATTCGCGGACAAATACCTGGGAACAACCTCAAGGGACGTCATCCTTGAGAGATCCGGCAGCAAGGGGAAGTGGCACGTCCGCTTCAACCGCAACAGGTTCAGCCGTGGCCTCACCGGCCGCGGATGGAGCGAGTTCGTCGCCTACAATGACCTCCTCTGCCACGACGTCTGCCTCTTCGAGCTCATGATGAATGGCAAGCGGCGGCCGACGGTGACCGTGCACGTCCTGCGCAAGGTGCGCGGCGCCTTTGTCCTGCTGCGCTGA
- the LOC136482520 gene encoding uncharacterized protein isoform X1 produces the protein MAWRGAASRSLFAAVRARAASSSSSAASRLRSAAPLPASPRRSVPAFAFATARPLAAMAGSPAAVVVRLTGHSATSVRACCELSQGTLFCRTCQDR, from the exons ATGGCTTGGCGCGGCGCCGCCTCCCGCTCCCTCTTCGCCGCCGTCCGTGCCCGCGccgcatcctcttcctcctccgccgcctcgcGCCTCCGCTCGGCGGCTCCACTCCCTGCCTCCCCGCGCCGCTCCGTCCCCGCCTTCGCCTTCGCGACCGCGAG GCCGTTGGCGGCGATGGCGGGGTCCCCAGCGGCGGTCGTGGTGAGGCTCACCGGGCACTCGGCGACGAGCGTGCGGGCGTGCTGTGAGCTCTCCCAGGGTACCCTCTTCTGCCGCACTTGTCAGGATCGCTAG
- the LOC136482520 gene encoding uncharacterized protein isoform X2 → MAWRGAASRSLFAAVRARAASSSSSAASRLRSAAPLPASPRRSVPAFAFATARPLAAMAGSPAAVVVRLTGHSATSVRACCELSQGT, encoded by the exons ATGGCTTGGCGCGGCGCCGCCTCCCGCTCCCTCTTCGCCGCCGTCCGTGCCCGCGccgcatcctcttcctcctccgccgcctcgcGCCTCCGCTCGGCGGCTCCACTCCCTGCCTCCCCGCGCCGCTCCGTCCCCGCCTTCGCCTTCGCGACCGCGAG GCCGTTGGCGGCGATGGCGGGGTCCCCAGCGGCGGTCGTGGTGAGGCTCACCGGGCACTCGGCGACGAGCGTGCGGGCGTGCTGTGAGCTCTCCCAGG GGACTTAA